A stretch of Nitrospirota bacterium DNA encodes these proteins:
- the pgi gene encoding glucose-6-phosphate isomerase: protein MLDKINPTTTKAWKKLQVHYRTMKNRSMRDMFLIDPRRFDKFHITFEDMTVDYSKNIVTEKTMNLLLDLAYECRVKDAVEKMFSGDKINETEGRAVLHIALRNRSNTPIYVDGKNIMHEVNTVLEQMKSFSASIINGEWKGFTGKPVSDIVNIGIGGSDLGPLMVTETLKPYWKPHLHTHFVSNIDGTHITQTLNKLSPETTLFMIASKTFTTQETMTNAHTARKWFLDSAKDESFIKNHFVAISTNEKEVIKFGIDKKNIFRFWDWVGGRYSLWSAIGLSIACTIGFDNFVELLDGAHSMDNHFRNTPFEKNIPVILALIGIWYNNFFNAETEAILPYDQYMHRFPAYFQQGNMESNGKSVDREGNEVTYQTGPVIWGEPGTNGQHAFYQLIHQGTKLIPCDFIIPAISHNPVGEHHLILLSNFFAQTEALMKGKTREEVFDELKAAGMDDEGIKMLLPFKVFKGNRPTNSILVRKITPRTLGSLIAMYEHKIFVQGIIWNIFSFDQWGVELGKQLAKKILPELRDDSIISSHDSSTNGLINRYKELRKS, encoded by the coding sequence ATGCTCGATAAGATAAATCCTACAACTACAAAAGCATGGAAAAAACTTCAGGTACATTACAGGACTATGAAAAATAGATCAATGAGAGACATGTTTCTCATTGATCCACGCAGGTTTGATAAATTTCATATAACATTTGAGGATATGACTGTTGATTATTCGAAAAATATTGTGACAGAAAAAACAATGAATTTGCTTCTCGATCTCGCTTACGAATGCAGAGTAAAAGATGCCGTCGAGAAAATGTTCAGTGGGGATAAAATAAATGAGACAGAAGGCCGTGCAGTTCTACATATTGCTTTACGAAACCGCTCTAATACCCCAATCTATGTTGATGGCAAAAACATAATGCATGAAGTAAACACTGTACTGGAACAAATGAAGAGCTTTTCAGCAAGTATTATTAATGGTGAGTGGAAAGGCTTCACAGGAAAACCTGTCTCAGATATTGTCAATATCGGAATAGGAGGTTCGGATCTGGGGCCTCTGATGGTCACCGAAACTCTTAAGCCATACTGGAAACCACATTTGCACACACATTTTGTTTCAAATATAGACGGTACTCATATAACTCAAACACTGAACAAACTCTCTCCAGAAACAACACTTTTCATGATTGCATCAAAGACCTTTACCACACAGGAGACGATGACCAATGCACATACAGCGAGAAAATGGTTTCTTGATTCTGCTAAGGATGAATCATTTATAAAAAACCACTTCGTTGCGATCTCAACAAATGAAAAAGAGGTCATAAAATTTGGGATAGACAAGAAAAATATATTCAGGTTCTGGGACTGGGTCGGGGGAAGATATTCACTCTGGTCTGCTATCGGTCTTTCAATAGCATGCACCATAGGATTTGATAATTTTGTTGAACTTCTCGATGGAGCTCACTCTATGGACAATCACTTCCGGAATACTCCTTTCGAAAAAAATATACCTGTAATACTCGCATTAATTGGCATATGGTATAACAATTTCTTTAACGCAGAAACAGAGGCAATACTACCCTATGATCAGTATATGCATAGATTTCCTGCCTATTTTCAGCAGGGTAATATGGAAAGCAATGGCAAATCTGTTGATAGAGAAGGTAATGAGGTTACATATCAGACCGGTCCGGTAATCTGGGGTGAACCTGGAACAAACGGTCAGCACGCTTTTTATCAACTCATTCATCAGGGAACAAAATTAATACCATGTGATTTTATCATCCCTGCAATAAGTCATAATCCAGTAGGAGAACATCATCTAATATTACTATCTAACTTTTTTGCACAAACTGAAGCACTTATGAAAGGGAAGACACGGGAAGAAGTATTTGATGAACTTAAAGCAGCAGGCATGGATGACGAGGGAATAAAAATGCTACTACCATTCAAAGTCTTCAAAGGTAACAGACCAACCAATTCAATACTTGTCAGAAAGATCACACCGAGAACTCTTGGAAGCCTTATCGCAATGTATGAACATAAGATATTTGTTCAGGGCATAATATGGAATATATTCAGCTTCGATCAGTGGGGTGTCGAATTGGGAAAACAACTTGCAAAAAAGATTTTACCAGAACTCCGTGACGATAGCATCATATCATCACATGATTCATCAACAAATGGATTGATTAACAGGTATAAGGAATTAAGAAAATCTTAA
- a CDS encoding aldehyde ferredoxin oxidoreductase, producing MIRDHFRVLNIDLSNSRGTVVEIDGRNELAGGSGLAALLFNKYGHPEKTWDDPDQPIIFAIGPLTGYFPLMSKTVCSFKSPYHNQYAESHAGGRSALTLRFANLDAIVITGKAEKPSCVSVGSRHLDIKEVHYLWGMDVSATGKMLRRMFKGSGHRSILRIGPAGERCSPIACINADTYRHFGRLGAGAAMGSKNLKGIIIQGDASFVLPENKEYPALFEEIHKKMTDTDMMSKYHNLGTPANVSMLNDIRALPCRNLKKTSDPEISGITGEHFAEIALLRNAACAGCPVGCIHIGFVREKFEAENRYFYRQVSYDHEPIFATGSMLGVFDCFSVLRILDTVEKMGLDVISTGVSLAWATEALEKGIITEKETLIPLKFGDTEKYKEAIIHLAKGTNEFYQLLANGTLKAAEKYGGTDFSCVLGQEMAGYATGEVFFTSQALGFRHSHLDAAGYSYDLKAKDRKVEKAVDFLIKDEEIRVLLTSMVACLFAREVYTETLLTDCLKAVGYNMLSENINNIAQNVRKIRWKTRISTGYNPEDVKIPRRFTETETSRGMVDKDFLDALKKEYARRIKEIVQ from the coding sequence ATGATCAGGGATCATTTCAGAGTACTCAATATAGATCTTTCAAACAGCAGGGGAACAGTAGTAGAAATTGACGGAAGAAATGAATTGGCTGGGGGAAGTGGACTGGCAGCACTTTTATTCAATAAATATGGACATCCTGAAAAAACATGGGATGACCCTGATCAACCGATTATCTTCGCAATAGGTCCACTAACAGGTTATTTTCCATTAATGAGCAAAACTGTATGCTCATTCAAATCTCCCTATCATAATCAATATGCAGAAAGCCACGCAGGTGGCCGTTCAGCACTAACTTTGAGATTTGCAAATCTCGATGCCATTGTAATTACTGGAAAAGCAGAGAAACCCTCCTGTGTTTCAGTCGGCTCACGTCATCTTGACATTAAAGAGGTGCACTATCTCTGGGGTATGGATGTTTCAGCAACCGGGAAAATGCTCAGGCGTATGTTCAAAGGCTCAGGTCATCGAAGTATCCTTCGTATAGGACCTGCAGGCGAGCGATGCTCTCCAATAGCCTGCATCAATGCTGATACATATCGCCATTTTGGCAGACTCGGTGCTGGTGCTGCTATGGGTTCTAAGAATTTAAAGGGTATCATTATTCAGGGCGATGCATCATTTGTCCTGCCAGAAAATAAGGAATATCCAGCGCTGTTTGAAGAAATTCATAAAAAAATGACTGATACAGATATGATGAGCAAATACCATAATCTCGGGACACCTGCTAATGTTTCAATGCTGAATGATATAAGAGCACTTCCCTGTAGAAATTTAAAAAAAACAAGTGACCCTGAAATAAGTGGAATTACAGGAGAGCATTTTGCAGAGATTGCATTATTACGCAATGCTGCATGTGCAGGCTGTCCTGTTGGATGCATACATATTGGATTTGTTAGAGAAAAATTTGAGGCCGAGAATAGATATTTTTACCGTCAGGTATCATATGACCATGAACCGATTTTTGCTACAGGGTCCATGCTTGGAGTATTTGATTGTTTTTCGGTTCTAAGAATTTTAGACACTGTCGAGAAGATGGGACTTGATGTAATATCTACAGGGGTATCACTTGCATGGGCTACCGAGGCACTGGAAAAAGGAATTATCACTGAGAAAGAAACGCTCATTCCTTTAAAATTTGGAGATACAGAAAAATACAAAGAAGCCATTATCCATCTTGCAAAGGGGACGAATGAGTTCTATCAATTGCTTGCGAATGGCACTCTCAAAGCTGCAGAAAAATATGGTGGAACTGATTTTTCATGCGTGCTCGGACAGGAGATGGCAGGCTATGCTACTGGTGAGGTGTTCTTCACATCACAGGCTTTAGGTTTCCGTCATTCACACCTTGATGCAGCAGGTTATAGTTATGACCTTAAAGCTAAAGATAGAAAGGTAGAAAAGGCTGTGGACTTCCTTATAAAAGATGAGGAGATTAGAGTATTGCTTACTTCAATGGTTGCCTGTCTTTTTGCACGCGAAGTTTACACTGAAACTCTGCTTACAGACTGTCTGAAAGCTGTAGGTTATAATATGCTGTCAGAAAATATTAATAATATTGCACAGAATGTTAGAAAAATACGCTGGAAGACACGTATTTCAACAGGATACAATCCCGAAGATGTTAAGATACCCCGGCGTTTTACTGAAACAGAGACTTCACGTGGAATGGTTGATAAAGATTTTCTTGATGCTTTAAAAAAAGAATATGCGAGAAGAATAAAAGAGATTGTTCAGTAG
- a CDS encoding 4Fe-4S binding protein, translating to MKRLITPRMERCIGCYSCSLACARLIHKRLSWETAGIRIFTSGGLSTNFEAKTCLACNPAPCVQVCPTGAYSQRKGGGVIVRKNLCIRCGECAKACPVDAIYLDQTGEPFVCIHCGKCIPFCPHDCLELEEIEVAAGKVNKKEETD from the coding sequence ATGAAGAGATTGATTACTCCAAGAATGGAGCGATGTATCGGATGTTATTCATGTTCTCTCGCTTGCGCAAGGCTTATTCACAAACGCCTCTCATGGGAAACTGCTGGCATCCGGATATTCACATCTGGTGGCTTATCTACAAATTTCGAGGCAAAGACATGCCTTGCCTGTAATCCTGCTCCTTGTGTTCAGGTCTGTCCTACAGGAGCATATTCACAAAGAAAAGGAGGAGGAGTAATAGTAAGAAAAAACCTATGCATCAGATGCGGTGAATGCGCTAAAGCATGTCCGGTTGATGCCATATATCTTGACCAGACAGGAGAGCCCTTTGTCTGCATTCATTGCGGGAAATGTATTCCATTTTGCCCTCATGATTGCCTTGAATTAGAAGAGATTGAAGTTGCCGCTGGCAAGGTAAATAAAAAGGAAGAGACAGATTAA